AGCTCCCGCGTGGATCGCTTCGTCGAAATGAAAAAACTAAACAGGCCGGCCCATTTACCCGCAAACCAAGTTATTGGACGGAACGGGAAGGTTCCACGCTCCTGAAACCTATACATTCCCCTCGCCGCCGCAAACCAACCCCTCACCTCTCGCAATCACGAGTAGACAGCGATGGGGCGACGGGGCGGACAGCGATGCCGGCGTTCTTCTCGAGCGAATTTGacctcgacctcgacctcgacctcgacgGGGCAACGAGGTGGAAagcgtcgccggcctcctcctccggcgaattCGTTTGTCAGTATAGGTGAGTCACCGCCCGACGCCGTTCTCTACTTAATCCATCGGACGCCGAAAGAAACCCTAGCTTATTATACCACATGTAGATGTGGCAAGGCTATTTGTGCTCTAAGAAAACCAAGTTGGCTTGGATCCCGGAAGCCCTGCTCGAGTCAGGTTGCGTGGATAGAGAAGGGGCAGGCTTTAGGTCAACGGCCGCGCCGCCCGGCCCGTGGTCCATACAAGCACGCTGCCGCCTAAGGGCATGTAGTTGTTAGGCTGCCGTGGATCGCCCTAAGCTGATTCAGCTAGGGTTGACGGCTGGGAGCGTTAGGAATCCAAAATTACTCAGACCCGTCTATGTTCTAAGGGGATTAGGTTGGAGGCACCAGCCCGATCTGTTTAGTCCTCCATTTCAGCTTGGGTTTCTTTAGGGTTTCGGAGGATGGGACAAGAAACTCCCAAACAGGTATGTGATTTGGTACTTATTAGGGCATGTAGAGTGGTTGATAAGGCAGTCTTATCTCATGCCTGCCATGTAATCTAGGGAAGACAGAAAAAAAATGTACAATGGTTTATTTCTCAGTCTTATCTTTGTTAACTAGATATCCCTAAATATGTGGTGAGAGATATTGTTACTAAGATATAATTtcttaattaagagaagacaaCCTTTTGTTATGGCATTCATAAGATAGCATCATTGTACACGCCCTTAGTGACACCACCTCTTGCGCCTGATGTCTGAATGGGTGACTGGGGGCACATACAGTTTTTTCTTTAATCCTTCTTTTCTTGAGTTTGCTTGACTTGTGTATCTGCAGCTGCTGATTTGGGGAATCATGGGTTGATCATGGTGTTGTTTGAGACACCCTCgggctttgcaattttctattttgACGGGATCAGCCTCTACGAACCAGATGCCATGGAGGTGATTGCGTTGTTCTTCATTCTTTCCTTAGGCACATGCTTGGTTGCTCTTCTTTCTTTGTCATTGACCTAATTTTTGTGGATTCTATCTGTCTCCTTCAGAATATATGGGCGCACTTCGTCACGGAATATAGGGCAAGCCATGTTAGTTCCACCTTTTCCTTTTATCATTTTATTGCGATTTCTTAATACTTCTACAAACACCATGCCACAAGCTCATTGCATAGTGGACACGCTCAAATGCATTTTTTACCCTTAAAGCTAGCCTTAAAGCATATGTAACAGGATGCTGATACATGTATTGTATGCATTCCAAACACTTATTTTCTGAAAGGTCAACGTGGATGGCCCTATGGAGCCTTTTCTATGAACCAATTCAGAACTAGTTAACTGCTTGATGGAGCGCAGACATTGTAACCTAAGAACACCACCATGAGCTGTTTCCAAATACATCGCATTACCTTAGCTAGTAGTAACTGCTTGATTGAGCCCAGAGACGGTACTATCCAAGAAAACTGCCACAGAATATTTTTGAAATACATTACATTGGTTGATTGGTAACTGCTTGATTGAGCCCAAACATGGCACCACCACCAAAGAACACTGTCATTGCTTGAAATACGTTTTATTATCTTGGCACATGAATTTTCTTGATTAGACTTAAAAAAttggatagagttggggtagcaccaattgatgaGTAGCTTGTTCAACattgtctgagatggtttgggcatattcagcgcaggcctccagaagctccagtgcatagcggacggctaaagtgtGCGGAGAATGTAACCTAAGAACATTACATTGGTTGATTGGTAACTGCTTGATTGAGCCCAAACATGGCACCACCACCAAAGAACACTGTCATTGCTTGAAATACGTTTTATTATCTTGGCACATGAATTTTCTTGATTAGACTTAAAAAAttggatagagttggggtagcaccaattgatgaGTAGCTTGTTCAACattgtctgagatggtttgggcatattcagcgcaggcctccagaagctccagtgcatagcggacggctaaagtgtgagatggtttgggcatattcagcgcaggcctccagaagctccagtgcatagcggacggctaaagtgtgcggagaatgtcaagagaggtcggggtagaccgaatttgacatgggaggagtccgtggcCCTGTTTGGATGCTGCAGTTAGAGTTAGAGTTGGTTAGTTCAGGCTAAACTAACCCTAAAGGATCCAAACAGGTGGAGTTAGATAGCAGTTAGTTGCTCTAACCTAGCAAAAAAAATCCAACCCGGTGGGGAGGAGCTAATTGGAGTTAGATGTGGTTGGTCCCATTAAAAAATACCCTCTCCTGCATACCTCATCCTCCTGCACCAGCCAGCCGCCCCAATCGCCCCGCCCCGTCGCCCCAATCCCGCCGCCCCCGTCCCGCAGCTCCCCGCCGCGCCCGCCCGTCGCCCCCATCCCGCCACCGCTTCCCCCGCCCCCATCCTGCTCCTTCCGGCGCCGCGGCATCCCTCCCTGTTCAGCCACTCGAGCCACGGCGTCGTCTCTTGCGCCCCCGTCGCCGTTAAGCCGGCGCCCCTCGTTGCGGCTAGGCTTCACTTATTTGTGGATCTTCACTGATTGCGCCTAGGCTTCTTCAAGAGCGATGTGAAGTGAGTATTTGTTGTTCGTCAACCTTTTATGATTCaaggccacaccaaatccggctaGAAAGTGAGAAAAaaatgcatttattgtcaatctaaccctgtgatCCAAACAACCATCttagttagagttagttcagggttagtctagAGTTAGGAACTAACTCTAACTCTAACCttggttagagtatccaaacagggcccgtAAAGAGAGATctaaaggattggagtatcaccaaagaactagctatggacaggggtgcgtggaagcttgctatccatgtgcccgaaccatgagttggtcgcgagatcttttgggtttcacctctagcctaccccaacttgtttgggactaaaggctttgttgttgttgttgttgttgttgttgttgtagacttCAAAAATTGGATAAACACACCGCAAGCTAGGACCAAGTAAGGCACCTGTTTGGTTCTCAGCCACATGAGGGAATATTCCTTTCGGGCAACCTAGCTCCCAAATGTCACTAACTCGGCAAGTGTTGCAAAATTTCCTTAGGTATGAAAAAATGTGGTGCCAATTTCGATTGCCTAACATCATTTTGTTTTGGCTAAAAAGTATAAGAAATGGTGGCAACCTTAGTACATCAACCAAACAGGCCCATAAATCTTTATGATTGAGATGTAACTACTGATCCTTATCTGATTGAGACATTAGATGATGTTTGAGTATTTGTTTCTTTCCTCCTGTTTGATAAGCTTGTCCTTGTTCATTTCTTTATCAGGTCATTTGGCGAAAAGACTTTCAAGTTTTTAAGGACAAGTCTGATGCCATTAACCATGATAGTGGTCTTAACAATCAGCTTACTAACATGCTCTTGAAGTGGTACCAACCTGGGCAGAAACTTGCTGTTGGCAAGATTGAATATAAAATAGTCATTGAAGCAAACTTGGTAAGTGTAAGCTCCCTTTTGTCCTTGCGTATGTCGACAATTTTGAGCACCATCATTTAGTGGTGCCTTTTTCAGGGAATATCCTGCCTGTTTGATGAACCTGTAATGGAGCTGATGCGTGGGCTGAACTATCTCATGCATAGTGTAGTTCCTGAAGAAAAATCAAAGCTAGCCGAGGAGCACTGCCTCCAGACGAGTCAAGGGCTGAAAATGCTCCTTCATCGTTATGGCTTTGATATAAAACCGGAGATGGTGAGGCCACCACTTTGCCTTCTCATATGCCTGATATAGTGTTATGAAATATATAGTGATCTGAAAAAAATTAATATATAGTGATCTGAAATGCTTCGTGCTTTATTGCTCACTGGTGATTAACACACATTCTTAAAGTTTGCAGCACTTTGTTGCTGACCAAAGATTTCAGTGCAATAATTTTGCCTCGTTGCTTTATTACTGACGGAGCAATGCTCTTTGTATCCAGGTTAATGATTGCATTATTGTGACAGCATGCAACttatatgattctgattgttgtttaaAGAATCAATTTAAGAGTTTGCGCCTTGCTAGTCACTTCCTTCAGGATGTGTCATCCATTAATTCTCAAGACTGGGACATATTGAAACTTGCAACAGCTCTGAAGATGGTATGTTACCCTGAAGACGATATCTTGTTTGGTAATCCTGATGAGGTAAATCATACTAATATTTTACAAATATGTTTTGCACATTTGACGGGCACTTGTCATTCTAGTAACTATCTGGAACCCATTTGTTTCAGATGTTTTCAACAGATGAGTTATCAAAGTTAGTGGCTGATGCACATAAATACGAAGACAGTGGGATCATTAAAGGAGCTATTTTGAGGCTCTATAATTTAGTGGTGTATCTCCTTAATTGTAAGGCAAAGTATCAGAGGAGATTGGCCTCCTTCGTCAAGGAGGCTAAAGAATCATATGAAGCTGAGCAAGTTGTTAGAGAGAGGGGTTCCCTTCGAACTGATGCTTTTGAAGCGGACATACAAGTTGGGGTACAAATGGTTGCAGGATAAGGTCTTAGTGTTGGATCAGTTTCTGCCCATTCGTAGTGATTTCTTCCGTTAGCAATTGCTCTCCAGCTGTAGCTGATATCGTGAGGATCTATGTGCTTTTATATTTAACTTTCGAACTTATTGAAGTTGGCATGAGCGTTTCTATGTGCTTTTATATTTAACTTCGAACTTATTGAAGTTGGCATGAGCGTTTTCAACCAAGTACCTTTTGTAAGCTTTGCCTATTATGTGCTTTCGTCCAGCTTGTTTGTAGCTGTCTATTGAGATTTTTAGATAATTTGGTTATAATTGTAAAATGCCTATTCTCAAAATAGGCCTTTGGcttgctttataaataaagcaaccaatGTGTCCGTACAACAAGTTCAAGTGTAGTAAAATAAAATAGTATAAAATGTCTTTTATTGTAACTATCTGCACAAATTTCTCAAATTTTGTCATAATCTACTCCCTCCAGCAGGATTTGTTAGGTGGACATAGGTTTTAGCCTTTTAGGTCTTAGTTTGATTAACaaaactagtacaaatgcccgtgcgtcgcAACGGGCGTGGAATCTTACAAAACCTGCTCCATATGTTGTTAGGTACAATTTCCCTTTTTCTTGAGCAGGAATCACGCTGGCAAGACATGGAATCATGTTTTACAAAGCTTATTCTTATTACAACTAAAACATGGGCAACTTTATTCTTGAACGACGCACCCAGCAAACCTTGGACTCCACGAAGTCCTAAATTTCTTTGTCATATacgcaccatttcttatattcagtTCTATTAAACGTCGGTACTAATGTTACATTGTTGCTTCTCAGTTGAATTTTGGTCGTTCAGAAGCCATCATGGCATTCTTCGCCTAATTGAAGACTTCATGGAGTGTTTGATTcagttttctttttttcatttcagaaAACATGATTTTGTTTAATAAAAATAAATGCTTTATTAAAAAATAGTGActgttttttttaaaacatttttaaaTGCACTTTTTAAATGGAACAACTTTTGGGAATTTTGACCAGCTTTTAAAAAGTGTGAATATATAAAACTATTTTTACTATGTTGAGTTTTTCTGATATATAAGTTTGTTCTTTGGTGGGGAGTCGTTATTCTTATATATTTCATTATTTGGGCTTGGCCCAAAGAAAGCTCTTGACATGGACATTTCACGTACACAGATAACACTTTGGTGATTCTAAAAAAAAAAAGATAACACTTTGGTATTAAAAAAAGGAGTGTCTATTACAATCGACTGAAACTGAATTGGCCTTTAATCAAATACTTGTAGAGGAAACTCCTGAACACAAACATACTATAATTCATCATTCGCATCAACCTGCTGTACAATGATCAACACATTATGAACTAATCACATACTAAATATTTCATCGTCATGAAGCTTTAAATACAGTTTTTTCGACTGAAATTTACAGTCAACTCACTATGATAAACAATAACTTTAAAAGCGTATCGAGCTTTGATGAATTTTACAGTGTTCGTTTTACTAAAATTCCAGTCAGTAACAACCAGATCACAACAAAGATACTGGAACTTCCGTAAAATAAGGAGAAACAACCAGTAACAATGTGTGCTTTATGATCAGATAAGAACGAGAAAGAGGATGGAGGAAGAAGGGGACAGAATAGCTACACAATCAGGAAACTACAGTCACACCAAGAAGACAAACTGCAGGTCCGTACTCTCGCAATCTCCTCCAAATAGTTCTTCCAGTACAAGAAGATCAACACCTAAGAGCATCATCAAAACATGTCTAGAACACCAATAGTTCAGAAAAATGTAGCACTGTAAATTAAGGTAACTGTATACTGTAAAATCTATACCAGGTCACTGTAAAATACAACAATCACAACCTTTATGGTACTGCTGTAAATTACAGAAGTTATAGGATTGTAAATCTTCGAACAAGGTAGTGTAAATTCAAGCAGGAGGTCACTGTAAATTCAAACAATCAAAAAAATTATGGTACTGTAAATTATAGAAGCTACAGGACACTAAATCCATCATCAGATTAGTCATCAATTAACTATAATTTACTACGACAACAGAAACAAGTAGACTTCTTTGAGTACTACAGTACAGTAAAATCCATCATAGCAATTCAAAAAATTCTAGTAGCTACAGGGCAGTTATTCGATCGTCGTGTATTGTAAATTCATCATGAAGAAACGGTAAAGTAAACACAAACTTTTAGGAGGCACTCTAAACTTGACAGTATTACCAGTTAatcagaaacaaaacaaaataaatttcTAAAGAACAAACAAAATGAACTTCTTCACTGACTTCACTCaacatacatagacaaacaaatcgGAAAAATATATCACTTCACTTGCATGACTTCACCCAACGTACATAGACAAACAAGTCAAAAAAATATAGGGGACAATGAGGTGCTTCACTTGCATGACTTCACCAACATACATGGAAAAACTCTGAACCACAACTCTTAAATATGATTCTTCTACTGCATGTAGGGGCTTGACTCCACCCAACATACAAACATAGAAGGTCAGCATGTGCATCATTCAAGGCGGCCAAATATTGCAAAGGACATGGAATTTATATACACTGAAGATAAACCTTCCCTCAATGTAAGTAAAAAAGCAACTACTTCTTCACAAGGATACAATTTTGTAAGTAGCAAAACATACTTTTATTTGAGCGAAACAATATTGAAAGTACTAAAAATATAAAGGGTCATTATTGAAGGAAAAAATATATTCctatgtgaatttcttgatgaaaaatttGTAACACAACACCCTTGCTTTACTACCGGCCGCCGACTCCGCCAACCCAAACATCTTACTCCTGCTAGCAACGTCACTGGACATGGTGAGGGTGAAAACTCTGTCACATGCTCAAGGGTTATATGATTGGCATTGCTAGTTGAAGGTTATCTACATGGCTTAAAATCATTATTCTAACCTGAAACAGCAAGATAAACATACCTATATAGGCCTTGGAGAGACTACGTATTGTTGCCAGTGTTTGGTGAAGCTTCAGATTAAATTACTATGTATTATATGCTTAATTTTATTAGTGTATGCTTGATTTTCTTACAATCAAGGGAAAATGTAGTAATATAATCTGAAGCTTCATGAAACAGCAGGAGTACTACAAAGCTGAAGGTCCCCTGCCTGTAGAATCTAATGTACAATAAGCAATGCCTTTTTTGACCTCCTCTTGTACAGAAAATCGTTCCCCAGACTGTACCACCATAGTCAAGAAGCTAGAGTATTTCGCTCTGAAGGACCAAGGTGATTCGATGCACGATCGTCATGCCAATCACCCCTGAGTAATGCTGTTGTGGTGTGTCCGGTATCAGGTTATCTGTTGCAAGTTGCAAGTCCACCGAAACAGTGGCAGAACCAGTATCTTGGTCCGTCTCAGAATCACCCAACTGAGACAGACGGGCTGACACTGGCCCACACACCAGTTCTCTCCACTCTCTACCACTTCAAGGGCAATTTGGAATTTATCAGCAATTTCAGAAGCACCAAAACTACCAGAATATGAACTCTATGGTACGAGTAAAGCAGAGCTGGCGAATCATGTTTTAGCCCCTTTCTCCGAACTTCAACTCCTAACTGATAGTGACCCGATGGTTGAAATGTAGAATAACAATTTTCAGTCATTATTAGAAAGTTAAGAAGATTGGAGGGCCTCTGTATTTGAGAAATGCACAAAGCCGTAGTAACTAGTACAAGATTTACAAAGTATCAATGGGAACACATAGGTTCATAGAATTGTATGAATGTGAAGACATATCGAACTAAAAAACAATTACGAGCAACAGATTCATACTTCGAGCCAAGACAAATAGATTTTTTAAGTGATTGTTTAGTAATTTGAGAAATGACAAGCAATGAGCATGTGAATATCAAGACTACCTCCTAGATTTGATTGTCAGTGTACTCTCCTAGAGGGTCAAGGTTGTTTCTCACAGTTCGATCGAACATTGATGATGGCCAATCTAGAAATCAGATCGTACAACCCAATGGTGCCAATGTCGACGATGTCTACTATTATCTAACCGATAGTAGGACACATGATACAGAAAAGGGCATGCATGAGAGTTGATTTACCACTACATATTCTACCAAAAATACCTATCTGCATACCTTGGAGTATATCTCATGTGCATCATTATTAAAAAGTTAATGACATGAGCTACTTAGTAATATTTTGTTGTTGATCTGGCAAATCACTGAATCAAATAGTTCATTTGCCCATGAGTTTAGATTTCTGGCAATTTACTCACAAGGGGAAAAAAGGTGCAGCTTCTTTAGAACATGCCAACACAAAAATGTAAATACGTAACAGAAGTGGGCGAGAGGGAAAATAGATGATGGTATTTACATGGAGGTTATGGAGCTGAATTTCTCCCTCTGATGGCCAGTTATTAGATAACCAATCTTCAGACATTGAAAGAGAGGCCTCTGTTATGCTTCTTGTTGGGAAGATTTGCCCTGAAGTAAGAAGGCAGTGAGATTAAAAGTTGGGAACACAACTTGGCACAGGGCTTAATCCATGTTTTGAAATTATTCATCTATCTCTTAAAAAACATCACTTTCTCTCTAGACAATGTAAACTAAAACTGATGACAATTATTTTCAGCAGACCAAGAAAGAACAATGGTTTGCCAAGAAATACTAATGAAACTAACAATTACCATTGTACGTTCTAGCATATTAGGAATTTCATTTCATTTACCATGTAGTACAAAACCCAAGTATTGTCTGGAAACATATACGTCAAATAAATATAGTGGAAAGGACCACAACGACATACCTGCAGGAGAGCCACAACTTGAGCAGCAAATTGCAAAAGAACTTAGTTTACTTGAGGAAATATCACATGTTAACATCTCCATGGTTCCCTAGATGCATAAACATCATCACCCTGCAGGCAAACATGACTTGCCAAAGGGGATCAGTCTACAACATCCAAACTTACCAATAAATTGAGGAAATGTGAAAACATCAACGCTGTTACGGCAAGCACGACAACCACTTTAGAAATTTGAGCTTTAGTCATGTCGCTGCATATTTGGAACATCATAATGTTATTCCTACTGAACCTTGTGTCAGGCATTTGAATAATTACAACTAAAATGATATGTGACCTTCTATATTCCTTTTGTAAATGTAATACTGTAACGAATTCTATATCTGGCTAAATTGACTACGTAATGTCCATGCTTATATAGCATATAAAGTGAAGATTAATGTCCACGCTTATACAGCCCACCTTTCCCCATACAAGGATGTACACGATTATTTTGTTTCTGAAAATATTGTTGATAGTGTATACACACAACCTCAAATTCTCAGCTGGGAAAAAACAAACCTAATCATCACTGAACTATTGTGCTTCTTTTGCATCACATCTGCATGAAGAATCTGCCACCGTGGTGGATGGGGAACTCCCATGGGGTGCTACATCTGCATCTGCAGCAGAGGATAGAAAGAGAAGGTGAGGTGTAGAGGTGGCAGATCCCGGCCAAGAAAGAAGGAGGGACGAACCTGGGGCCGCCGGAGATGCGCCGGCGAAGCCttggccgaaaccctagccacggggGTGGGGTTGCGAGCAGGCGATAGAGGCCGGAAGCGGAGAATCTGtccggaggggagggaggcgcggaCCGTGGGGAGCTCGGGAGCGTGCtgcgcttcgccggagctcaccggaagtgGCCGGcatgggtggtggcggcggcgaggacttcgtgggcgagagggagaggaggcgGCCCGTGTGTGTGGTCGTgtctgttttttttttgcaaatctgATCGGACGGTGGGTTGAATCGCACAAACTACAGGGACTCTTTTGAAAGAACGAAACGTTTTCTCTGATAGTCACTTAGAAacggactgcgggttgatttctaAAAAATGGGGggacttttttttgcaaaaaacctaacgacggacgaccagaagcaatcgctcctttattagtagggaaagatatGTGTAGTTTGCCACAAAGAGCAAGTTTGGAAACTCTACCCCACTGTTCTTCTCTTAATGCTTTTTTTGGGCTGTTTCCCAGCCATTACTtactcccttcgtttttaaatgtcttcttagagatttcactatagactACATATGGGATGTATATAGCAATATTTTAGAGAGAAAggcgttttggaggccgagctccatggaggcctttattttagaaaagttcaaattcaaacttttattgttttaaaattttgaaaaaaaatatgtgTGTATGTCAGGATGTAACTCACATGTgtaaaaattcatcatgaaatacCTTGAGTTGCGACCTGTACAAAAAGGACAAATTCATGGCCTGAgaagatgaatagtatcatgtgtgtAAAAAGCAGcctcagatttgtcttttttgcatagCCCTCATATCAATGTATTTTGAActaaaaatttacacacatgtgtgttatgccttcatgtatatctgtaatttttttcaaatttttttaaaaTATAAAAATATGAATGTCAgtgaaatttcaaatttgaatttgaaggcCTCACTGGAGCCCAGCTCCAAAAGGGATTTCCGTattttagattcattcatttttaCCCAGTATGgtaaaggacttatatttaggaacggagagagggaGTAGTAATGACTGGTTGGGGTATATATCTGGTGATACGGATGCTCCCATGATATGCGACCATGTGGATCGTTCAATCTGGACTGGAGGCACAAGATTGAGCTGGCTCACGTGATGTTGCCATTTATGCAAAACACACCCTGGTTTATTCCATAATTCAGCGACGAACTGCATATTCGTCTTTTCTGTTCGCTTCTTCGTCAATTCGATTCACAGCTCCTCCGCCTAGGGCATCTCTGCTGCCGCCGCCGGCAGGCCACCATGGCATGCCCCATCTACTGTTGCCAGCACAACCTATAGGCTCTCGCGCGCGTGTCGACCTTCGCCCAGATCCGTTAAGTTTCATGGGAGCCGAGACGGATCTGTCCGCGCCATTGCTGAAGCCGACCGTGTCCCGGGAGCCGGAGACTCTCTTCAAAGACgatcaggctggtcatagtggggagtaacttagactagtgtcatgcatatgacactagtgtaagttactacctccatagtgcaaagtaacatagtagtagtattatagattgcttcatttattatctcatagacACATTTTGcctcgggaagcgctatgttacagtaacatattatgttaccacaagcacctctttcctcattaaataattgccacataagcaaaattgtcttgggatgtgttaagttacta
Above is a window of Triticum dicoccoides isolate Atlit2015 ecotype Zavitan chromosome 5B, WEW_v2.0, whole genome shotgun sequence DNA encoding:
- the LOC119308476 gene encoding uncharacterized protein LOC119308476 isoform X2; amino-acid sequence: MGRRGGQRCRRSSRANLTSTSTSTSTGQRGGKRRRPPPPANSFVSIAADLGNHGLIMVLFETPSGFAIFYFDGISLYEPDAMEVIWRKDFQVFKDKSDAINHDSGLNNQLTNMLLKWYQPGQKLAVGKIEYKIVIEANLGISCLFDEPVMELMRGLNYLMHSVVPEEKSKLAEEHCLQTSQGLKMLLHRYGFDIKPEMVNDCIIVTACNLYDSDCCLKNQFKSLRLASHFLQDVSSINSQDWDILKLATALKMVCYPEDDILFGNPDEMFSTDELSKLVADAHKYEDSGIIKGAILRLYNLVVYLLNCKAKYQRRLASFVKEAKESYEAEQVVRERGSLRTDAFEADIQVGVQMVAG
- the LOC119308476 gene encoding uncharacterized protein LOC119308476 isoform X1 translates to MGRRGGQRCRRSSRANLTSTSTSTSTGQRGGKRRRPPPPANSFVSIAADLGNHGLIMVLFETPSGFAIFYFDGISLYEPDAMENIWAHFVTEYRASHVIWRKDFQVFKDKSDAINHDSGLNNQLTNMLLKWYQPGQKLAVGKIEYKIVIEANLGISCLFDEPVMELMRGLNYLMHSVVPEEKSKLAEEHCLQTSQGLKMLLHRYGFDIKPEMVNDCIIVTACNLYDSDCCLKNQFKSLRLASHFLQDVSSINSQDWDILKLATALKMVCYPEDDILFGNPDEMFSTDELSKLVADAHKYEDSGIIKGAILRLYNLVVYLLNCKAKYQRRLASFVKEAKESYEAEQVVRERGSLRTDAFEADIQVGVQMVAG